In the Variovorax sp. S12S4 genome, one interval contains:
- the urtB gene encoding urea ABC transporter permease subunit UrtB: protein MTLSDMMNIGLMQGFAGLSLFAVLLLMGLGLAIIFGQMGVINMAHGEFMTIGAYSIYLAARVTESLAPAFMPYYFPIAIGLAFVFAFIVGWIVEWVLIRHLYKRPLDTLLATWGVSLGLQQLFRTFIGPKEVSPTLPEWLMGSWTPHEGLDIPINGLFVLALTALVTGGVLVALHKSRWGLRVRATVANRTMANATGIDTMKTDRLTFAIGCGIAGMAGAAFTTIGSTGPTSGSLYIVDAFLVVTFGGAASLLGTVVSAFGIAQTQSISEFFMTGSMAKVLTLSLIVLILMMRPQGLFAVKVRR from the coding sequence ATGACTCTGTCGGACATGATGAACATCGGCCTCATGCAGGGCTTCGCGGGGCTGAGCCTCTTCGCGGTGCTGCTGCTCATGGGCCTGGGGCTCGCGATCATCTTCGGCCAGATGGGCGTGATCAACATGGCGCATGGCGAGTTCATGACCATCGGCGCCTATTCGATCTACCTGGCCGCGCGGGTCACCGAAAGCCTCGCGCCGGCGTTCATGCCGTATTACTTTCCGATTGCCATCGGCCTGGCTTTCGTGTTCGCTTTCATCGTCGGCTGGATCGTGGAGTGGGTGCTCATTCGGCATCTCTACAAGCGTCCGCTCGACACGCTGCTGGCCACATGGGGCGTGAGCCTGGGGTTGCAGCAGCTCTTTCGCACCTTCATCGGCCCGAAGGAAGTGAGCCCCACGCTGCCCGAGTGGCTCATGGGCTCGTGGACGCCGCATGAAGGCCTCGACATTCCGATCAACGGACTCTTTGTGCTGGCGCTCACCGCGCTGGTCACGGGCGGTGTGCTCGTCGCGCTGCACAAGAGCCGCTGGGGCCTGCGCGTGCGCGCCACCGTGGCCAACCGCACCATGGCCAACGCGACCGGCATCGACACCATGAAGACCGACCGCCTGACCTTCGCCATCGGCTGCGGCATTGCGGGCATGGCGGGCGCGGCCTTCACCACCATCGGCTCGACGGGGCCGACCTCGGGCTCGCTCTACATCGTCGATGCCTTCCTGGTCGTCACTTTCGGCGGCGCCGCCAGCCTGTTGGGCACGGTGGTCTCGGCCTTCGGCATTGCGCAGACGCAATCGATCTCGGAATTCTTCATGACCGGCTCGATGGCCAAGGTGCTGACGCTTTCGCTGATCGTGCTCATCTTGATGATGCGTCCGCAAGGCTTGTTCGCCGTGAAAGTCCGCCGCTGA
- the urtA gene encoding urea ABC transporter substrate-binding protein, whose protein sequence is MSRDSDPSLDALALRRRRLLQGAAALPVMGLSGLSFGQSQFPTAKINTTKLAVTDTEVTVGQLHSSSGTMAISETGSIQAEQLAIDQINAMGGILGRKIKVIKEDGASDWPTFAEKSKKLLVNDHCAAVFGCWTSASRKAVLPVFEKENGLLYYPTFYEGLEQSKNVIYTGQEATQQIIWGLDWGAKEKKAKTFFLVGSDYIWPRTSMKIARKHIENFQKGSVKGEEYYPLGHTNFNSLINKIKVAKPDCIFAAVVGGSNVAFYKQLKAAGITGDKQFLLTLAVTEDEMTGVGGENFAGFYSSMKYFQSLDNPNNKKFVEAFKGKYGKDAVIGDVTQAGYLGPWLWKAAVEKAGSFDVDKVVASSPGIELKTAPEGYVKLDANHHLWSKARIGQGQLDGTFKVVAESSELIKPDPFPKGYQ, encoded by the coding sequence ATGTCGCGTGATTCCGATCCCTCTCTCGATGCCCTGGCATTGCGCCGCCGCCGTTTGCTGCAGGGCGCCGCCGCGCTGCCCGTGATGGGCCTGAGCGGCCTGAGCTTCGGCCAGTCGCAATTCCCGACGGCCAAGATCAACACCACCAAGCTCGCGGTGACCGACACCGAAGTGACGGTGGGCCAGCTGCACTCGTCGTCCGGCACCATGGCCATCTCGGAAACCGGGTCCATCCAGGCCGAGCAGCTCGCCATCGACCAGATCAACGCAATGGGCGGCATCCTCGGCCGCAAGATCAAGGTCATCAAGGAAGACGGTGCTTCCGACTGGCCCACCTTTGCCGAAAAGTCGAAGAAGCTGTTGGTCAACGACCACTGCGCAGCGGTGTTCGGCTGCTGGACCAGCGCCTCGCGCAAGGCCGTGCTGCCGGTGTTCGAAAAAGAGAACGGCCTCTTGTACTACCCGACCTTCTACGAAGGCCTGGAGCAGAGCAAGAACGTGATCTACACGGGCCAGGAAGCGACGCAGCAGATCATCTGGGGCCTGGACTGGGGCGCGAAGGAGAAGAAGGCCAAGACCTTCTTCCTCGTCGGCTCCGACTACATCTGGCCGCGCACCTCGATGAAGATCGCGCGCAAGCACATCGAGAACTTCCAGAAGGGTTCGGTCAAGGGCGAGGAGTACTACCCGCTGGGCCACACCAACTTCAACTCGCTGATCAACAAGATCAAGGTCGCCAAGCCCGACTGCATCTTCGCGGCGGTGGTGGGCGGCTCGAACGTGGCCTTCTACAAGCAGCTCAAGGCCGCGGGCATCACGGGCGACAAGCAGTTTCTGCTGACGCTGGCCGTGACTGAAGACGAAATGACCGGCGTAGGCGGCGAAAACTTCGCGGGCTTCTATTCGTCGATGAAGTACTTCCAGTCGCTCGACAACCCGAACAACAAGAAGTTCGTGGAGGCCTTCAAGGGCAAGTACGGCAAGGACGCGGTGATCGGCGACGTTACCCAGGCGGGCTACCTGGGGCCGTGGCTCTGGAAAGCGGCTGTGGAAAAGGCCGGCAGCTTCGACGTGGACAAGGTCGTGGCCAGCTCGCCGGGCATCGAACTGAAGACCGCGCCCGAAGGCTATGTGAAGCTGGATGCGAACCACCACCTGTGGAGCAAGGCACGCATCGGGCAGGGGCAGCTGGACGGGACGTTCAAGGTGGTGGCGGAGTCGAGCGAGCTGATCAAGCCGGATCCGTTTCCGAAGGGCTATCAATAA
- a CDS encoding hybrid sensor histidine kinase/response regulator: protein MQPVTGQKIFRIRRDYNAWVANETLEDYALRYTPRSFRKWSEFRVANAAFGATSFLALEAIGGAIALNYGFSNALWAILVVGLITFLTGLPISYYAAKHGVDMDLLTRGAGFGYLGSTLTSLIYASFTFIFFALEAAILALALQLYLDWPLPLLYLLSSIVIVPLVMRGITLISGLQLWTQPIWIVLFVCPFIAVLVKKPELYADFTGLVGRTSDSSGFDPLMFGAAATVAFSLVVQIGEQVDYLRFLPEKTAANRGRWWAAVLVAGPGWIVPGMLKMMGGAFLAFLALQHEIPGKHAVEPTLMYLTGFSYVLRDPAWVLAITTLFVVVSQMKINLTNAYAGSLAWSNFFARLTHSHPGRVVWLVFNVVIAILLMTLGVFAALEHVLGFYSNIAIAWVGALVADLVINKPLGWSPRTIEFKRAHLYDINPVGLGAMLVAATLAMLAYSGVLGQWARAFSPFIALATALVVSPLLAWRTRGRYYLARTDIRRWTPGQMVKCSVCDNSFESEDMAHCPAYSAPICSLCCTLESRCHDRCKTDSRAAEQMSGWLKALLPPALSGRLNFRVAHYLMVATSLVALLATVMGVVYAQETITGSDAMDPALRSAFLKVFALLSLVAAVAAWWIVLGSESRQMAQEESNRHNHLLTVEIEAHQRTDAALQTAKEAAEAANQAKTRYVAGMTHELRTPLNSILGYSQILLKGEAVAPPREAVQTIQRSGEHMLGLIDGLLDLARIEAGRLQLEPAPLALPAFLDEVVHMVRPQAENKGLAFVYTHSGRLPPWVHADAKRLRQILINLLANAVRFTDSGTVTLHVDARREVLRFDVVDTGIGVAPQDHQRIFLPFERGAAGRRRGEPGTGLGLTITGLLTSLMGGELALAATSPAGSTFSVRVYLREVADPGPQAKAGALRRLVSGYIGERRTLLVVDDQPVQRQMLAGMLVPLGFEVREAASGTECLDSLRENLPSAILLDLTMDDMDGWQTATLVRASGFDRIPIIIVSANMFENQGELLRAAGCQAFVGKPVIESELIATLERHLGLEWLALNDAMPPTVDVSVRPDQLALSEDDRAELMRLVQMGHVRGLHQVLDRLAAASPPAAVTCTWLRGMVTRFDLDNLRKALAEDADPLTP, encoded by the coding sequence ATGCAACCCGTCACCGGCCAGAAGATCTTTCGCATCCGCCGCGACTACAACGCGTGGGTGGCGAACGAAACGCTGGAGGACTACGCGCTGCGCTACACGCCGCGCAGCTTCCGCAAGTGGTCGGAGTTCCGCGTCGCCAATGCGGCCTTCGGCGCCACCTCGTTCCTGGCGCTGGAGGCCATCGGCGGCGCCATTGCGCTCAACTACGGCTTCTCGAATGCGCTGTGGGCCATCCTGGTGGTGGGGCTCATCACCTTCCTCACGGGCCTGCCAATTTCGTACTACGCGGCCAAGCACGGCGTGGACATGGACCTGCTCACGCGCGGCGCGGGCTTCGGCTACCTGGGCTCCACCCTTACCTCGCTCATCTACGCGAGCTTCACTTTCATCTTCTTTGCGCTGGAGGCGGCCATCCTCGCGCTGGCGCTGCAGCTGTACCTCGACTGGCCGCTGCCGCTGCTCTACCTGCTCTCGTCGATCGTGATCGTGCCGCTGGTCATGCGCGGCATCACGCTCATCTCGGGCCTGCAGCTATGGACGCAGCCGATCTGGATCGTGCTGTTCGTCTGCCCCTTCATCGCGGTACTGGTGAAAAAGCCCGAGCTGTATGCCGACTTCACCGGCCTGGTGGGCCGCACCTCCGACAGCAGCGGCTTCGACCCGCTGATGTTCGGCGCCGCCGCCACCGTGGCGTTCTCGCTGGTGGTGCAGATCGGCGAGCAGGTCGACTACCTGCGCTTTCTGCCCGAGAAAACGGCCGCCAACCGGGGCCGCTGGTGGGCCGCGGTGCTGGTGGCGGGGCCGGGCTGGATCGTGCCGGGCATGCTCAAGATGATGGGCGGCGCTTTCCTGGCTTTTCTGGCGCTGCAGCACGAGATTCCGGGCAAGCACGCCGTCGAGCCCACGCTGATGTACCTCACGGGCTTTTCGTACGTGCTGCGCGACCCGGCCTGGGTGCTGGCAATCACCACGCTGTTCGTGGTGGTGTCGCAGATGAAGATCAACCTCACCAATGCCTATGCGGGCTCGCTGGCGTGGTCGAACTTCTTCGCGCGGCTGACGCACAGCCACCCGGGGCGCGTGGTGTGGCTGGTGTTCAACGTGGTCATCGCCATTCTGCTGATGACGTTGGGCGTGTTCGCGGCGCTGGAGCACGTGCTGGGCTTCTACAGCAACATCGCCATCGCATGGGTCGGTGCACTGGTGGCCGATCTGGTCATCAACAAACCGCTGGGCTGGAGCCCTCGCACCATCGAGTTCAAGCGCGCGCACCTGTACGACATCAACCCGGTCGGCCTGGGTGCGATGCTGGTGGCTGCCACGCTCGCCATGCTGGCCTACTCCGGCGTGCTGGGCCAGTGGGCCCGCGCGTTCTCCCCCTTCATCGCGCTGGCAACGGCGCTGGTCGTTTCACCGCTGCTCGCCTGGCGCACGCGCGGGCGCTACTACCTGGCGCGCACCGACATCCGACGCTGGACACCGGGGCAGATGGTCAAGTGCTCGGTGTGCGACAACAGCTTCGAGTCCGAAGACATGGCGCATTGCCCCGCCTACAGCGCACCGATCTGTTCACTGTGCTGCACGCTCGAATCGCGCTGCCACGACCGTTGCAAGACCGACTCGCGCGCGGCCGAGCAGATGAGCGGCTGGCTCAAGGCGCTGCTGCCGCCAGCGTTGTCGGGCCGGCTCAACTTTCGCGTGGCGCACTACCTGATGGTGGCAACCTCGCTGGTGGCGCTGCTGGCCACGGTGATGGGCGTGGTGTATGCGCAAGAAACCATCACGGGCTCCGATGCCATGGACCCCGCCTTGCGCAGCGCTTTTCTCAAGGTGTTTGCGCTGCTCTCGCTGGTGGCGGCCGTGGCGGCGTGGTGGATCGTGCTGGGCAGCGAGAGCCGGCAAATGGCGCAAGAGGAATCGAACCGCCACAACCACCTGCTCACCGTCGAGATCGAAGCGCACCAGCGCACCGATGCCGCGCTGCAGACCGCGAAGGAAGCCGCCGAGGCGGCCAACCAGGCCAAGACCCGCTACGTGGCCGGCATGACGCATGAACTGCGAACGCCGCTCAACAGCATCCTGGGCTACTCGCAGATCCTGCTCAAGGGCGAGGCCGTGGCGCCGCCGCGCGAAGCGGTGCAAACCATCCAGCGCAGCGGCGAGCACATGCTGGGCCTGATTGACGGGCTGCTCGACCTGGCGCGCATCGAGGCGGGCCGCCTGCAGCTGGAGCCCGCGCCGCTCGCGCTGCCCGCCTTCCTGGACGAGGTGGTGCACATGGTGCGGCCGCAGGCCGAGAACAAGGGCCTGGCCTTCGTGTACACCCACAGCGGCCGGCTGCCGCCCTGGGTGCATGCCGACGCCAAGCGGCTGCGGCAGATTCTCATCAACCTGCTGGCCAATGCGGTGCGCTTTACCGACAGCGGCACGGTCACGCTGCATGTGGATGCACGGCGCGAAGTGCTGCGCTTCGACGTGGTCGACACCGGCATCGGCGTGGCCCCGCAGGACCACCAGCGCATCTTCCTGCCGTTCGAACGCGGGGCCGCGGGGCGCCGGCGCGGCGAGCCGGGCACGGGCCTTGGCCTCACCATCACCGGCCTTCTTACGTCGCTGATGGGCGGCGAACTGGCCCTTGCCGCCACCTCGCCCGCGGGCAGCACCTTCAGCGTGCGGGTGTACCTGCGCGAAGTGGCCGACCCCGGCCCGCAGGCAAAGGCCGGCGCATTGCGGCGGCTGGTGTCGGGCTACATCGGCGAGCGCCGCACGCTGCTGGTGGTCGACGACCAGCCGGTGCAGCGGCAGATGCTGGCCGGCATGCTGGTGCCGCTGGGCTTCGAGGTGCGCGAGGCCGCGAGCGGGACCGAATGCCTCGACAGCCTGCGCGAAAACCTGCCCAGCGCGATTCTCCTGGACCTCACCATGGACGACATGGACGGCTGGCAGACCGCGACGCTGGTGCGCGCCTCGGGCTTCGACCGCATTCCGATCATCATCGTCTCGGCCAACATGTTCGAGAACCAGGGCGAGCTGCTGCGCGCCGCGGGCTGCCAGGCGTTCGTGGGCAAGCCGGTCATCGAATCGGAGCTGATTGCCACGCTGGAGCGCCACCTCGGACTCGAATGGCTGGCGCTCAACGACGCCATGCCGCCGACGGTCGATGTTTCGGTGCGGCCCGATCAGCTGGCCCTTTCCGAAGACGACCGTGCCGAACTGATGCGGCTGGTGCAGATGGGCCACGTGCGCGGGCTGCACCAGGTGCTCGACCGGCTCGCCGCGGCGTCTCCGCCGGCCGCCGTGACCTGCACCTGGCTGCGCGGCATGGTCACGCGTTTCGATCTCGACAATCTCCGCAAGGCACTCGCAGAAGATGCAGACCCCCTCACCCCCTGA
- a CDS encoding response regulator transcription factor: protein MQTPSPPEAERPVVLVVDDAPSSLGMLCDTLESSGYTVLVAADGEAALQRLELVVPDAILLDGMMPGLSGFETCRRIKANAALAHIPVLFMTGLSETAHVVEGFECGGVDYVVKPIRAQEVLARLHTHTRNARITRMARDAVDVAGMGVVFVDAHGRVAWRSPQAALWLHAMDAPPAPGLLPASLNPVLVPSAAITVMTAAGTRLSVRNLGAAALGETMLLFAVQREGAGGAPSARLAEAALTPRETEVLSWLAKGKTNRDIGEILGTSPRTVNKHLEHIFEKLGVETRAAAAALASGQLA from the coding sequence ATGCAGACCCCCTCACCCCCTGAAGCCGAACGTCCCGTGGTGCTGGTGGTGGACGACGCCCCCAGCAGCCTCGGCATGCTGTGCGACACGCTCGAGTCGAGCGGCTACACCGTGCTGGTTGCCGCCGACGGCGAGGCCGCGCTGCAGCGCCTCGAGCTGGTGGTGCCCGACGCCATCCTGCTCGACGGCATGATGCCCGGCCTTTCGGGCTTCGAGACCTGCCGGCGCATCAAGGCCAATGCGGCGCTTGCGCACATTCCCGTGCTGTTCATGACGGGGCTTTCGGAAACGGCGCATGTGGTCGAAGGCTTCGAGTGCGGCGGCGTCGACTACGTGGTGAAACCCATTCGCGCGCAGGAAGTGCTCGCGCGGCTGCACACGCATACGCGCAATGCACGCATCACGCGCATGGCGCGCGACGCTGTCGACGTGGCCGGTATGGGCGTGGTCTTTGTCGATGCGCACGGTCGCGTCGCGTGGCGCTCGCCCCAGGCCGCGCTGTGGCTGCACGCGATGGATGCGCCGCCGGCACCGGGCCTGCTTCCCGCTTCGCTGAACCCGGTTCTCGTGCCCAGCGCCGCAATAACGGTCATGACCGCGGCCGGCACGCGGCTGTCGGTGCGCAACCTGGGCGCCGCGGCGCTCGGCGAGACGATGCTTCTCTTTGCCGTGCAGCGCGAAGGTGCCGGAGGTGCGCCTTCGGCGCGCCTTGCCGAAGCGGCCCTGACGCCGCGAGAGACCGAGGTGCTGTCGTGGCTTGCCAAGGGCAAGACCAACCGCGACATCGGCGAAATCCTCGGCACCAGCCCGCGCACGGTCAACAAGCACCTCGAGCACATCTTCGAGAAGCTTGGCGTCGAGACGCGCGCCGCCGCTGCGGCGTTGGCGAGCGGGCAGCTCGCTTGA
- a CDS encoding substrate-binding domain-containing protein, whose translation MKTQPFSFNRLTRRTALLAAAAVLAGCGSLGGQAPAGGDIHVMTSGGFTAAYNDLRPGFERSSGRTVKTAYGASMGNAEDSIPSRLSRNEPADVVILARPALDALVAQGKVVPGSQVDLVRSSIGFAVRKGAPKPDISTVDALKRTLLAAPSIAYSASASGTYYETELLKKLGIEDQVKPKSKRILSERVGTVVARGDAALGLQQVSELLPIEGIDYIGPLPAEVQRVTVFSAGVATASKQPDAARQLIRYLNAPAAAPTIAKTGLEPITAR comes from the coding sequence ATGAAGACCCAGCCTTTCTCGTTCAATCGCCTGACCCGCCGCACTGCCCTGCTGGCGGCTGCGGCCGTTCTTGCCGGGTGCGGCAGCCTCGGCGGCCAGGCACCCGCCGGCGGCGACATCCACGTGATGACCTCGGGCGGCTTCACGGCCGCGTACAACGACCTTCGCCCGGGCTTCGAGCGCAGCAGCGGCCGCACGGTCAAGACCGCGTATGGCGCCTCCATGGGCAACGCGGAAGATTCGATCCCGAGCCGGCTCTCGCGCAACGAACCGGCCGACGTGGTGATCCTCGCGCGGCCCGCGCTCGACGCGCTGGTGGCGCAAGGCAAGGTGGTGCCGGGGAGCCAGGTCGACCTGGTGCGCTCGTCCATCGGCTTTGCGGTGCGCAAGGGCGCGCCCAAGCCCGACATCTCGACCGTGGACGCGCTCAAGCGCACGCTGCTGGCGGCGCCTTCCATCGCCTACTCGGCCAGTGCAAGCGGCACCTACTACGAGACGGAGCTGCTCAAGAAGCTCGGCATCGAAGACCAGGTCAAGCCCAAGAGCAAGCGCATCCTGAGCGAGCGCGTGGGCACCGTGGTGGCACGCGGCGACGCGGCGCTGGGCTTGCAGCAGGTGAGCGAGCTGCTCCCCATCGAAGGCATCGACTACATCGGCCCGCTGCCCGCGGAAGTGCAGCGCGTCACGGTGTTCTCGGCCGGCGTGGCCACGGCATCGAAGCAGCCCGATGCGGCACGCCAGCTCATTCGCTACCTCAACGCGCCCGCGGCAGCGCCGACCATCGCAAAGACCGGACTGGAGCCGATAACGGCACGCTGA